In one window of Streptomyces sp. FXJ1.172 DNA:
- a CDS encoding Mrp/NBP35 family ATP-binding protein → MATEDAVREALATVNDPEINRPITELGMVKSVEIGADGAVAVTVYLTVSGCPMRDTITQRVTEAVSRVEGVTRVDVTLDVMSDEQRKELASALRGGQAEREVPFAKPGNLTRVYAVASGKGGVGKSSVTVNLAAAMAADGLKVGVVDADIYGHSVPRMLGADGRPTQVENMIMPPSANGVKVISIGMFTPGNAPVVWRGPMLHRALQQFLADVYWGDLDVLLLDLPPGTGDIAISVAQLIPNAEILVVTTPQQAAAEVAERAGSIAVQTHQKIVGVVENMSGLPCPHCGEMVDVFGTGGGQLVADGLTRTTGTTVPVLGNIPIDVRLREGGDEGKPVVLTDPDSPAGSALRAIAGKLGGRQRGLSGLSLGITPKNKF, encoded by the coding sequence ATGGCTACGGAAGACGCGGTGCGTGAGGCACTGGCGACGGTGAACGACCCCGAGATCAACCGCCCCATCACCGAACTGGGGATGGTCAAATCGGTGGAGATCGGCGCGGACGGAGCGGTCGCGGTCACCGTGTATCTGACGGTTTCCGGCTGCCCCATGCGCGACACCATCACCCAGCGCGTCACCGAGGCGGTCTCCCGGGTCGAGGGCGTCACGCGGGTCGACGTCACGCTCGACGTGATGAGCGACGAGCAGCGCAAGGAGCTGGCGAGCGCCCTGCGCGGCGGCCAGGCCGAGCGCGAGGTCCCCTTCGCCAAACCGGGCAACCTCACCCGGGTCTACGCGGTCGCCTCCGGCAAGGGCGGCGTCGGCAAGTCCTCGGTGACGGTGAACCTCGCGGCCGCGATGGCCGCCGACGGCCTCAAGGTGGGCGTGGTCGACGCCGACATCTACGGCCACAGCGTGCCGCGCATGCTGGGCGCGGACGGCCGCCCGACCCAGGTCGAGAACATGATCATGCCGCCGTCGGCGAACGGCGTGAAGGTCATCTCCATCGGCATGTTCACCCCGGGCAACGCCCCGGTCGTCTGGCGCGGCCCGATGCTGCACCGGGCGCTCCAGCAGTTCCTCGCGGACGTCTACTGGGGCGACCTCGACGTCCTCCTGCTGGACCTGCCGCCCGGCACCGGCGACATCGCGATCTCCGTGGCCCAGCTGATCCCGAACGCCGAGATCCTGGTCGTGACGACCCCGCAGCAGGCGGCGGCCGAGGTCGCCGAGCGCGCCGGTTCCATCGCCGTCCAGACCCACCAGAAGATCGTCGGCGTGGTCGAGAACATGTCCGGCCTGCCCTGCCCGCACTGCGGCGAGATGGTCGACGTCTTCGGCACGGGCGGCGGCCAGCTGGTCGCCGACGGCCTGACCCGCACCACCGGTACGACGGTCCCGGTCCTCGGCAACATCCCCATCGACGTCCGCCTCCGCGAGGGCGGCGACGAGGGCAAGCCGGTCGTCCTGACCGACCCGGACTCCCCGGCGGGCTCGGCCCTGCGGGCGATCGCCGGGAAGCTGGGCGGCAGGCAGCGGGGCCTGTCCGGCCTGTCGCTGGGGATCACGCCGAAGAACAAGTTCTAG
- a CDS encoding DUF1003 domain-containing protein, with the protein MAPERESGTRERIPVGATAATRPRTPRLDQPRPPRRRILPEWDPEAFGRLSEKIARFLGTGRFIVWMTVVIIMWVLWNVTVPVALRFDQYPFIFLTLALSLQASYAAPLILLAQNRQDDRDRVNLEQDRKQNERSIADTEYLTREIAALRMGLGEVATRDWMRSELQDLMKELEERRRSDGHGGHVVFPAERSDRPAGRDTDDR; encoded by the coding sequence ATGGCTCCTGAGCGCGAGAGCGGCACCCGCGAGCGCATCCCGGTGGGCGCCACGGCGGCCACCCGGCCCCGCACGCCCCGCCTGGACCAGCCGCGCCCGCCCCGTCGCCGGATCCTGCCCGAGTGGGACCCGGAGGCCTTCGGCCGGCTGTCGGAGAAGATCGCCCGGTTCCTGGGCACGGGACGCTTCATCGTCTGGATGACGGTCGTCATCATCATGTGGGTGCTGTGGAACGTCACCGTGCCCGTCGCGCTGCGCTTCGACCAGTACCCGTTCATCTTCCTGACCCTGGCGCTGTCCCTGCAGGCCTCCTACGCGGCTCCGCTCATCCTGCTGGCGCAGAACAGGCAGGACGACCGCGACCGGGTCAACCTGGAGCAGGACCGCAAGCAGAACGAGCGGTCCATCGCCGACACCGAGTACCTGACCCGGGAGATCGCCGCGCTGCGCATGGGCCTCGGCGAGGTCGCGACCCGCGACTGGATGCGCTCGGAGCTGCAGGACCTGATGAAGGAACTGGAGGAGCGGCGGCGTTCCGACGGGCACGGCGGGCATGTCGTATTCCCGGCGGAACGGTCAGATCGGCCCGCGGGACGTGACACAGACGACCGCTGA
- a CDS encoding sec-independent translocase, protein MFNDIGPMELLTIVVIAVLVFGPDKLPKVIQDVMRTIRKIREFSESAKQDIRSELGPEFKDFEFEDLNPKTFIRKQLDNDELGLKEIRNGFDLKKEMADVTDAVNSWDREAASSASSASSSSSNSGSGSSGSGGRIDMTKKPEAPGTDERPPFDADAT, encoded by the coding sequence GTGTTCAATGACATAGGGCCAATGGAGCTGCTGACGATCGTCGTCATCGCCGTGCTCGTCTTCGGCCCTGACAAGCTCCCCAAGGTCATCCAGGACGTGATGCGGACGATCCGGAAGATCCGCGAGTTCTCGGAGAGCGCCAAGCAGGACATCCGCAGCGAGCTGGGCCCCGAGTTCAAGGACTTCGAGTTCGAGGACCTCAATCCCAAGACGTTCATCCGCAAGCAGCTGGACAATGACGAGCTGGGCCTGAAGGAGATCCGCAACGGCTTCGACCTGAAGAAGGAGATGGCCGACGTCACGGACGCCGTCAACAGCTGGGACCGCGAGGCTGCTTCTTCCGCTTCTTCCGCTTCTTCCTCGTCCTCGAATTCCGGTTCCGGGAGTTCCGGTTCGGGCGGGCGCATCGACATGACCAAGAAGCCCGAGGCGCCCGGCACGGACGAGCGGCCGCCGTTCGACGCGGACGCCACCTGA
- a CDS encoding magnesium transporter MgtE N-terminal domain-containing protein: MAAGAPRIFVSHLAGVPVFDPNGDQVGRVRDLVVMLRVGRRPPRVLGLVVELSTRRRIFLPMTRVTGIETGQVIITGVMNVRRFEQRPTERLVFGELLDRRVTLVETGEEVTVLDVSVQQLPARRDWEVDRVFVRKGKKASAFRRAKGETLTAEWSDVTGFSLEEHGQGAESLLATFEQLRPADLANVLHHLSAKRRAEVAAALDDDRLADVLEELPEDDQIEILGKLKEERAADVLEAMDPDDAADLLSELPEEDKERLLSLMQPADAADMRRLMSYEEHAAGGLMTTEPIVLRPDATVADALARVRNPDLSPALAAQVYVCRPPDETPTGKYLGTVHFQRLLRDPPYTLVSSLVDDDLQTLAPDAALPVVAGFFATYDMVAAPVVDEAGRLLGAVTVDDVLDHMLPEDWRETEFHLDDGEGAATHGS, translated from the coding sequence ATGGCAGCCGGCGCCCCCCGGATCTTCGTCTCGCACCTCGCCGGGGTCCCCGTCTTCGATCCCAACGGCGACCAGGTGGGCCGCGTCCGCGACCTGGTCGTCATGCTGCGCGTCGGCCGGCGGCCCCCGCGGGTGCTCGGACTGGTCGTCGAGCTGTCCACCCGGCGCCGGATCTTCCTGCCCATGACCCGGGTGACCGGCATCGAGACCGGCCAGGTGATCATCACCGGCGTCATGAACGTCCGGCGCTTCGAGCAGCGGCCCACCGAGCGGCTGGTCTTCGGCGAGCTGCTGGACCGGCGGGTGACGCTCGTGGAGACCGGCGAGGAGGTCACCGTCCTCGACGTGTCCGTGCAGCAGCTGCCCGCCCGCCGGGACTGGGAGGTAGACCGCGTCTTCGTCCGCAAGGGGAAGAAGGCGAGCGCCTTCCGGCGGGCCAAGGGCGAGACGCTGACCGCCGAGTGGTCCGACGTCACCGGCTTCTCCCTCGAAGAGCACGGGCAGGGCGCCGAGAGCCTGCTCGCCACCTTCGAGCAGCTGCGCCCCGCCGACCTCGCCAACGTCCTGCACCACCTCTCCGCCAAACGGCGCGCCGAGGTCGCCGCCGCGCTCGACGACGACCGGCTCGCCGACGTACTCGAAGAGCTGCCGGAGGACGACCAGATCGAGATCCTCGGCAAGCTGAAGGAGGAGCGCGCGGCCGACGTGCTGGAGGCCATGGACCCCGACGACGCGGCCGACCTGCTCTCCGAGCTGCCCGAGGAGGACAAGGAACGGCTGCTGAGCCTGATGCAGCCTGCCGACGCGGCCGACATGCGGCGCCTGATGTCGTACGAGGAGCACGCCGCCGGCGGTCTGATGACCACCGAACCGATCGTGCTGCGCCCGGACGCCACGGTCGCCGACGCGCTCGCCCGGGTCCGCAACCCCGACCTCTCCCCCGCCCTCGCCGCCCAGGTCTACGTCTGCCGCCCGCCCGACGAGACGCCCACCGGCAAGTACCTGGGCACCGTCCACTTCCAGCGGCTGCTGCGCGACCCGCCGTACACGCTCGTCAGCTCGCTCGTGGACGACGATCTGCAGACCCTGGCCCCGGACGCCGCACTGCCCGTCGTCGCCGGGTTCTTCGCCACGTACGACATGGTGGCCGCGCCCGTCGTGGACGAGGCCGGCAGGCTGCTGGGCGCGGTGACCGTGGACGACGTACTGGACCACATGCTGCCCGAGGACTGGCGGGAGACCGAGTTCCACCTGGACGACGGAGAGGGGGCGGCCACGCATGGCTCCTGA
- a CDS encoding S1C family serine protease: MNEGNRVPPEQEPEGPAEVTPPGRRTNETGRDTASTDVDPARPGPSTGLPERTDPSEQPEQPEQPEPVETAESSEADGDFEDGDFELAKPAPAPTGDADAGDAEASGGAVTDLPAESAEPGETVWAAPTGRPKPLHDPDPYGTPPYGEPGPWAPAPPVQHPAAATAHTAPTPTAPAPGAPAPGAALTDPWGRYDPWAAGSAREQALLHGVLQQTGGSGAKDGRWSRRLVVGWTLVVALVCAGVGGVAGAYVERQGFGGDVHLPQAGSVPAGRAPNSVAGIAARALPSVVTLHVSGTDQTDTGTGFVLDTQGHILTNNHVVAPAGSGGSISVTFSSGASVKAEVIGHDSGYDLAVVQVHGVHGLTPLPLGNSDDVRVGDPVVAIGAPFDLANTVTSGIISAKERPITAGGEKGDGSDVSYVDALQTDAPINPGNSGGPLLDSRAQVIGINSAIRSADGGTGSDGSQSGSIGLGFAIPVNQARRVAEELINDGRATHPVIGVTLDMAYTGDGARIDSKSASGGPAVTRGGPGDRAGLKAGDVITAVDAEPVHTAEELIVKIRAHRPGDELRLTVRRDGTDREVPLVLGTA, from the coding sequence ATGAACGAGGGGAACCGCGTCCCGCCGGAGCAGGAACCGGAGGGGCCGGCGGAGGTGACGCCGCCCGGGCGACGCACGAACGAGACCGGCCGGGACACCGCATCGACCGACGTCGATCCGGCAAGGCCGGGGCCTTCGACCGGGCTTCCCGAGCGGACCGACCCTTCCGAGCAGCCCGAGCAGCCCGAGCAGCCCGAGCCGGTTGAGACTGCTGAGTCCTCTGAGGCTGACGGAGACTTCGAAGACGGGGATTTCGAACTGGCCAAGCCGGCGCCTGCCCCTACCGGGGATGCCGACGCGGGCGACGCCGAGGCGAGCGGGGGTGCGGTGACCGACCTGCCGGCCGAGTCGGCAGAGCCCGGGGAAACGGTCTGGGCGGCTCCCACCGGGCGTCCGAAGCCCCTGCACGACCCGGACCCCTACGGCACTCCGCCGTACGGCGAGCCGGGCCCCTGGGCGCCCGCACCGCCCGTCCAGCACCCAGCGGCGGCCACGGCTCATACAGCCCCCACACCGACGGCCCCGGCCCCTGGCGCCCCCGCCCCCGGCGCCGCGCTGACCGACCCCTGGGGGCGTTACGACCCCTGGGCGGCCGGGTCTGCGCGGGAGCAGGCTCTTCTGCACGGGGTTCTGCAGCAGACCGGGGGCAGCGGGGCCAAGGACGGTCGGTGGAGCAGGCGGCTGGTGGTGGGGTGGACCCTGGTGGTCGCCCTTGTCTGCGCGGGGGTCGGCGGAGTCGCCGGGGCCTATGTCGAGAGGCAGGGGTTCGGCGGCGATGTGCACCTGCCGCAGGCCGGCTCGGTGCCCGCCGGCCGGGCACCGAACAGCGTGGCCGGGATCGCCGCCCGCGCGCTGCCCAGCGTCGTCACGCTGCACGTCTCCGGAACCGACCAGACCGACACCGGCACCGGCTTCGTGCTCGACACCCAGGGGCACATCCTCACCAACAACCACGTCGTCGCCCCCGCCGGATCGGGCGGCTCGATATCCGTCACGTTCAGCAGCGGCGCCTCCGTCAAGGCCGAGGTGATCGGCCACGACAGCGGCTACGACCTCGCCGTCGTCCAGGTCCACGGCGTGCACGGGCTCACCCCGCTGCCGCTCGGCAACTCCGACGACGTCCGGGTCGGTGACCCCGTCGTCGCCATCGGTGCCCCCTTCGACCTGGCCAACACCGTCACCTCCGGCATCATCAGTGCCAAGGAACGCCCCATCACGGCCGGCGGTGAGAAGGGCGACGGGAGCGACGTCAGCTACGTCGACGCGCTGCAGACCGACGCGCCCATCAACCCGGGCAACTCCGGCGGGCCGCTGCTCGACTCCCGCGCCCAGGTGATCGGCATCAACTCGGCCATCCGTTCTGCCGACGGCGGCACCGGCTCGGACGGCAGCCAGTCCGGCTCCATAGGCCTCGGCTTCGCCATCCCCGTGAACCAGGCCAGGCGCGTCGCCGAGGAACTGATCAACGACGGCCGTGCGACCCACCCCGTCATAGGCGTCACGCTCGACATGGCGTACACCGGCGACGGTGCCCGTATCGACAGCAAGAGCGCGAGCGGCGGCCCCGCCGTCACCAGGGGCGGCCCCGGCGACCGGGCCGGTCTGAAGGCGGGCGATGTCATCACCGCGGTCGACGCCGAGCCCGTGCACACCGCGGAGGAGCTGATCGTCAAGATCCGCGCCCACAGGCCCGGTGACGAGCTACGGCTGACGGTGCGCCGCGACGGCACCGACCGGGAGGTCCCGCTGGTGCTCGGCACGGCGTAG
- a CDS encoding DUF6185 family protein, with product MKGIQWRRFLLLMTAVMLWWGCSPAEARENSSASCSESGLDTTNTKVDATIQFDEYAKGDYVRIRSDMTVTLPLHQWRLARNLTHSEDSREYRIAMHCLLRGSDNSEHNEEWRTQDPVVSFKGDKVHVDYESLAVITNYNEIQLGPWDIKRQGGKTWQVFLHPHALQKADWEHVDADLGGLHFNDRSGLASSSTEKELVWQHNPPTSIQLEVDLPWQRSWILSYSQSSWSTAGVAAWWVCASIVIALAALRTQRESRAGATGRPSDGPTQAVLQWAVLSGAVALMLILLNSQKPVSPHGYALVCIAAGLALILVARPWCASALVTDVPRTAKDAGATVAPASLAAQRRRQAHAVIGSASAVAAVGLLVALAPELFGLPPTLVSKGAPTVSSEIGYVLVGLATVWLWLAAMTAWAWRFGREGALLPAAWTARWDKAPVRCAAVVSALLAVVAAGLLAYLVWDSENQWKRVTWLTDQNTGAKHGQYVSHYLGGFAGTELTWVFSYSWVLTGVALLALLHIRARSPRPRSGRKREMPALGPEGPDLLLTAVVFAFTAGLQGASLAGNSAQYSLWLILNIASLFAVLTAGRRWSVLSELGPTFYVKRLSTKKRRRALMAKAHEYRSVNHQLELLDQGRVEGVTREQLEGQLHGLRRWLVGGCGQRNPPDHISVLETALAWGPDRHWWANAVHTARLAFCFGLPASAVLLYLKLRDPWDLLQLTSEPTGIPGVVASLIAYQVAWAAAGFVLGALWRLLPGRRSVVRAWSVTFAYAVPACLAVLLNRFTDVDFTILLFYSVLMLTILTLTSIWMDTSTFRKERQYWPSRFALLLSIYQLRGFSGQVAWLLAQVGAAAAIYHEVARG from the coding sequence ATGAAGGGAATCCAGTGGCGGCGGTTTTTACTGCTCATGACGGCGGTCATGCTGTGGTGGGGATGCTCCCCCGCGGAGGCGCGGGAGAATAGTAGCGCCAGTTGTTCGGAAAGCGGACTCGACACTACGAACACCAAGGTCGATGCCACGATCCAATTCGACGAGTACGCCAAGGGCGATTACGTCAGAATCCGTTCCGACATGACGGTCACCTTACCCCTGCACCAGTGGCGCCTGGCTCGGAATCTGACACACAGTGAGGACTCCAGGGAATACCGGATCGCAATGCACTGCCTGTTGCGCGGCTCGGACAATTCGGAGCACAACGAAGAGTGGCGCACGCAGGACCCGGTCGTGAGCTTCAAGGGCGACAAAGTGCATGTCGATTACGAATCTCTCGCCGTGATCACCAATTACAATGAAATTCAGCTCGGCCCCTGGGACATCAAAAGACAGGGGGGTAAGACGTGGCAGGTTTTCCTTCACCCGCACGCGCTCCAGAAGGCCGACTGGGAGCACGTCGATGCCGACCTGGGCGGCCTGCATTTCAATGACCGCTCCGGACTCGCATCTTCTTCCACGGAGAAAGAGCTGGTATGGCAGCATAATCCGCCCACCAGTATCCAGCTCGAAGTCGACCTCCCGTGGCAGCGTTCCTGGATCCTGAGCTACAGCCAGTCGTCCTGGAGCACGGCCGGAGTCGCGGCCTGGTGGGTGTGCGCTTCCATCGTGATCGCACTGGCAGCACTGCGCACCCAGCGGGAGTCCCGGGCCGGCGCCACCGGGCGGCCCAGCGACGGCCCGACGCAGGCGGTTCTGCAGTGGGCCGTGCTCAGCGGGGCGGTCGCCCTGATGCTGATTCTGCTCAATTCCCAGAAGCCGGTCAGCCCACATGGGTACGCCCTGGTCTGTATTGCCGCCGGCCTGGCACTCATTCTCGTCGCCCGCCCCTGGTGCGCCAGCGCGCTGGTCACGGACGTGCCGCGCACAGCCAAGGATGCGGGCGCGACCGTCGCGCCCGCATCTTTGGCGGCCCAACGGCGTCGCCAGGCCCACGCCGTCATCGGCTCGGCATCGGCCGTGGCGGCCGTCGGCTTGCTCGTGGCCCTGGCACCTGAGCTGTTCGGCCTGCCGCCGACTCTGGTGTCGAAGGGGGCGCCGACCGTCTCCAGCGAGATCGGCTACGTGCTCGTCGGGCTGGCGACCGTGTGGTTGTGGCTGGCCGCCATGACCGCGTGGGCGTGGCGCTTCGGACGTGAGGGCGCACTCCTCCCGGCCGCCTGGACCGCCCGGTGGGACAAGGCGCCGGTGCGTTGTGCCGCCGTCGTCTCCGCGCTGCTCGCGGTGGTCGCCGCAGGCCTGCTCGCCTACCTCGTCTGGGACAGCGAAAACCAATGGAAACGGGTCACCTGGCTCACCGACCAGAACACCGGAGCCAAGCACGGGCAATACGTCAGCCACTATCTGGGAGGATTCGCCGGCACCGAACTCACGTGGGTCTTCTCCTACAGCTGGGTCCTGACAGGTGTCGCACTCCTGGCCCTCTTGCACATTCGCGCCAGATCGCCACGGCCCCGGTCCGGTCGTAAGCGGGAGATGCCCGCCCTCGGCCCGGAGGGGCCGGACCTGCTGCTCACCGCGGTGGTGTTCGCCTTCACCGCGGGTCTCCAGGGCGCCAGCCTGGCGGGCAACAGCGCCCAGTACAGCCTCTGGCTCATCCTGAACATCGCCTCGCTGTTCGCGGTTCTCACCGCGGGGCGACGGTGGTCGGTACTGAGCGAGCTGGGCCCCACCTTCTACGTGAAGCGGCTGAGCACCAAGAAGCGTCGCCGTGCGCTGATGGCCAAGGCCCACGAGTACCGCAGTGTCAACCACCAGTTGGAACTGCTGGACCAGGGGCGCGTCGAAGGTGTCACACGCGAACAGCTGGAGGGCCAGCTGCACGGATTGCGCCGGTGGCTGGTGGGCGGCTGCGGCCAGAGGAACCCACCCGACCACATTTCCGTTCTGGAGACCGCACTGGCCTGGGGGCCGGATCGCCACTGGTGGGCCAACGCCGTGCACACCGCGCGTCTGGCCTTCTGCTTCGGACTCCCGGCCAGCGCAGTCCTGCTCTATCTGAAGCTGCGTGATCCCTGGGACCTGCTGCAGCTCACCTCCGAACCCACCGGAATTCCCGGGGTCGTCGCAAGTCTCATCGCCTATCAGGTGGCGTGGGCCGCAGCCGGGTTCGTCCTGGGCGCGCTGTGGCGTCTGCTCCCCGGCCGGCGCAGCGTCGTTCGCGCCTGGAGCGTGACCTTCGCCTACGCCGTGCCCGCCTGCCTGGCCGTCCTGCTCAACAGGTTCACCGACGTGGACTTCACCATTCTGCTCTTCTATTCCGTGCTCATGCTGACCATCCTGACGCTCACCAGCATCTGGATGGACACGTCGACGTTCAGGAAGGAACGGCAGTACTGGCCCAGTCGTTTCGCGTTGCTGCTGTCCATCTACCAGCTCCGGGGCTTCTCCGGACAGGTCGCCTGGCTCCTTGCCCAGGTCGGGGCGGCAGCGGCCATCTACCACGAAGTGGCCCGCGGTTAG